The following coding sequences are from one Arthrobacter sp. 24S4-2 window:
- a CDS encoding cupin domain-containing protein, with translation MVSSLPGATTFPGATALSEVSIYDWPGADGAAGGTPHLHTASAEAYVVQAGTGRLETLDSRGFTSTALAPGVVLWFTPGTVHRAINDSGDLLVLVLMQNAGLPENGDAVMTFPPEHLTDPEAYRRAAALEHKDADRGVPAAEEAARRRRDLALEGYFALKEAVLESGPGALAEFHAAAARLVGSKTGTWAEFLAGGAARQAEVTRQQLRSLDAAESFYLQEARTTMGKRETRRIYGMCGRIQTWELSDN, from the coding sequence ATGGTCTCTTCCTTACCCGGGGCCACCACATTTCCCGGCGCCACCGCGTTGTCCGAGGTCAGCATCTACGACTGGCCGGGTGCGGACGGCGCCGCCGGCGGCACGCCACACCTGCACACTGCCTCCGCTGAGGCGTACGTGGTGCAGGCGGGGACCGGCCGGCTGGAGACCCTGGATTCGCGCGGGTTCACCTCCACCGCGCTGGCGCCGGGCGTGGTGCTATGGTTCACGCCCGGCACCGTGCACCGGGCCATCAACGACTCGGGCGACCTGTTGGTCCTGGTGCTCATGCAGAACGCCGGGCTGCCGGAAAACGGCGACGCCGTGATGACGTTCCCGCCGGAGCACCTGACGGACCCCGAAGCGTATCGCCGTGCGGCGGCGCTTGAACACAAGGACGCCGACCGCGGAGTCCCGGCCGCGGAGGAAGCCGCCCGCCGTCGTCGTGATCTGGCGCTGGAAGGGTACTTTGCGCTCAAGGAGGCGGTGCTGGAATCCGGGCCCGGTGCGCTTGCGGAGTTCCATGCGGCGGCGGCGCGGCTGGTGGGTTCCAAGACCGGCACATGGGCGGAATTCCTGGCCGGGGGAGCGGCGCGGCAGGCGGAGGTAACGCGCCAGCAGTTGCGCTCTCTGGACGCGGCCGAAAGTTTCTATCTGCAGGAAGCGCGGACTACCATGGGAAAACGGGAAACCCGCAGGATCTACGGCATGTGCGGCCGTATCCAGACTTGGGAACTTTCCGATAACTAG
- a CDS encoding LacI family DNA-binding transcriptional regulator: MVSKQDTGRATISEIAREAGVSVPTVSKVLNGHAHVAAETRARVEEIIARRDYARRPAKRKQKAGLIDLVFPGLGSEWALEIIEGVERVAQDAGYGTVVSSLNLDGSRIRPWLANLAERKSDGLLMAVYELDSKQIQRIKSLGIPVVLIDPVGQPGPDLMTVGAANWDGAHSATEHLLQLGHRRIGMIGGREDLQCSSAREDGYLSALRRAGVAVDPALMVPGDFSIESGEAGTRKLLELADRPTAIFTGNDAQALGAYRAARKLGLSIPEDLSIIGFDDIPAAEWIEPGLTTIRQPVVQMAEAAMRALLRHLDGDEELPQRIELGTELVVRGSTAAPRKA, encoded by the coding sequence GTGGTGAGCAAACAGGATACTGGGCGCGCGACGATCAGTGAGATTGCCAGGGAGGCCGGCGTCTCGGTCCCGACCGTTTCCAAAGTGCTGAACGGCCACGCCCATGTGGCGGCGGAGACGCGCGCCCGGGTGGAGGAGATCATCGCCCGGCGTGACTATGCGCGCCGCCCGGCCAAGCGGAAGCAGAAGGCCGGCCTGATTGACCTGGTGTTCCCCGGGCTCGGGTCGGAATGGGCCCTGGAAATCATCGAGGGCGTGGAGCGCGTGGCGCAGGATGCCGGGTACGGCACGGTGGTGAGCAGCCTGAACCTGGACGGTTCGCGGATCCGGCCGTGGCTGGCGAACCTGGCCGAGCGGAAATCGGACGGGCTCCTGATGGCGGTCTACGAGCTGGACTCCAAGCAGATCCAGCGCATTAAGTCGCTGGGGATCCCGGTGGTGCTCATTGACCCCGTGGGCCAGCCCGGGCCGGACCTTATGACGGTTGGGGCTGCCAACTGGGACGGCGCCCATTCAGCCACCGAGCACCTGCTGCAGCTGGGACACCGCCGGATCGGCATGATCGGCGGCCGCGAAGATTTGCAGTGCAGCAGTGCACGGGAGGACGGGTACCTTTCCGCGCTGCGGCGGGCGGGCGTGGCCGTGGATCCTGCGCTGATGGTGCCCGGTGATTTCTCCATCGAGTCCGGTGAGGCCGGGACGCGGAAACTGCTGGAGCTGGCTGACCGGCCCACGGCGATCTTCACGGGTAACGATGCCCAGGCCCTGGGCGCCTACCGTGCCGCGCGGAAACTGGGACTCAGCATCCCCGAAGACCTGAGCATCATCGGCTTTGACGACATCCCGGCGGCCGAGTGGATCGAGCCGGGGCTGACTACCATCCGCCAGCCCGTGGTCCAGATGGCCGAGGCCGCCATGCGCGCCCTGCTCCGGCACCTGGACGGGGACGAGGAACTTCCGCAGCGGATCGAACTGGGGACGGAACTGGTTGTCCGCGGGTCCACCGCGGCGCCCCGGAAGGCGTAG
- the ctaD gene encoding cytochrome c oxidase subunit I, with translation MATYDYASGTAAPTAYPQVVPKRKGRLVVNWITTTDHKTIGYMYLIASFVFFCFGGVMALLIRAELFEPGMQILQTKEQYNQLFTMHGTVMLLMFATPLFAGFANVIMPLQIGAPDVAFPRLNALAFWFFLFGSTIAVSGFITPQGAASFGWFAYAPLNNTTFTPGVGGDLWVFGLALSGFGTILGAVNFITTIICMRAPGMTMWRMPIFTWNTLATAILVIMAFPPLAAALFALGADRRFGAHIYDPENGGAILWQHLFWFFGHPEVYIIALPFFGIVTEIFPVFSRKPIFGYKGLVYATIAIAALSVTVWAHHMYVTGSVLLPFFSFMTMLIAVPTGVKFFNWIGTMWGGSLTFETPMLWSIGFLATFLFGGLTGIILSSPPLDFHVSDTYFVVAHFHYVVFGTVVFAMFAGFYFWWPKWTGKMLNERLGKIHFWMLFLGFHGTFLIQHWLGVMGMPRRYADYMPQDNFEWMNQFSTISSYLLGASLIPFFWNVYITWRSNEKVQVDDPWGFGASLEWATSCPPPRHNFTSLPRIRSERPALDLHHPELRIRENETTHSPAADVVGAADIGEKGVRNPNPD, from the coding sequence ATGGCCACTTATGATTACGCTTCCGGAACTGCGGCGCCCACCGCTTACCCCCAGGTGGTCCCGAAGCGCAAGGGACGCCTGGTGGTCAACTGGATCACAACAACTGACCACAAGACCATCGGGTACATGTACCTGATCGCGTCCTTCGTGTTCTTCTGCTTCGGCGGCGTCATGGCGCTGCTGATCCGTGCCGAACTGTTCGAGCCCGGCATGCAGATCCTGCAGACCAAGGAGCAGTACAACCAGCTGTTCACCATGCACGGCACCGTCATGCTGCTGATGTTCGCTACGCCGCTGTTCGCCGGCTTTGCCAACGTCATCATGCCGCTGCAGATCGGCGCACCGGACGTCGCCTTCCCGCGGCTGAACGCACTGGCTTTCTGGTTCTTCCTCTTCGGGTCCACCATCGCCGTCTCCGGCTTCATCACCCCGCAGGGCGCCGCCTCGTTCGGCTGGTTTGCCTACGCACCGCTGAACAACACCACATTCACCCCCGGCGTGGGAGGTGACCTGTGGGTCTTCGGCCTCGCGCTCTCGGGCTTCGGCACCATCCTCGGCGCCGTCAACTTCATCACCACCATCATCTGCATGCGCGCCCCGGGCATGACCATGTGGCGCATGCCGATCTTCACCTGGAACACGCTGGCCACGGCCATCCTGGTGATCATGGCTTTCCCGCCGCTGGCAGCAGCCCTGTTCGCCCTCGGCGCGGACCGCCGCTTTGGTGCCCACATCTACGATCCCGAGAACGGCGGCGCCATCCTGTGGCAGCACCTGTTCTGGTTCTTCGGCCACCCCGAGGTGTACATCATCGCCCTGCCGTTCTTCGGCATCGTCACCGAGATCTTCCCGGTCTTCAGCCGCAAGCCGATCTTCGGCTACAAGGGCCTGGTGTACGCAACCATTGCGATCGCCGCACTGTCCGTGACCGTGTGGGCACACCACATGTACGTGACCGGATCGGTCCTGCTGCCGTTCTTCTCCTTCATGACGATGCTGATCGCCGTACCTACCGGCGTGAAGTTCTTCAACTGGATCGGCACCATGTGGGGCGGCTCCCTCACCTTTGAAACACCCATGCTGTGGAGCATCGGCTTCCTGGCGACCTTCCTGTTCGGCGGCCTGACCGGCATCATCCTGTCCTCCCCGCCGCTGGACTTCCACGTCTCGGACACCTACTTCGTGGTGGCCCACTTCCACTACGTGGTGTTCGGCACCGTGGTGTTCGCGATGTTCGCAGGCTTCTACTTCTGGTGGCCGAAATGGACCGGCAAGATGCTCAACGAGCGCCTCGGCAAGATCCACTTCTGGATGCTCTTCCTCGGCTTCCACGGCACGTTCCTGATCCAGCACTGGCTCGGCGTCATGGGCATGCCCCGCCGCTACGCGGATTACATGCCGCAGGACAACTTCGAATGGATGAACCAGTTCTCCACCATCTCCTCCTACCTTCTCGGTGCCTCGCTGATCCCGTTCTTCTGGAACGTCTACATCACCTGGCGCAGCAACGAGAAGGTTCAGGTGGACGACCCGTGGGGCTTCGGTGCTTCGTTGGAGTGGGCAACGTCCTGCCCGCCGCCGCGCCACAACTTCACGTCGCTGCCGCGCATCCGTTCGGAACGCCCCGCCCTGGACCTCCACCACCCGGAGCTCCGGATCCGCGAAAACGAGACCACCCATTCACCTGCGGCCGACGTTGTCGGCGCCGCAGACATCGGGGAGAAAGGCGTCCGGAATCCGAATCCGGACTAG
- a CDS encoding cupin domain-containing protein → MQKISIDALARQQLAAALAAGNGRAADTVYGGHEKVLRQTVMALKAGTQLSEHQNPGDATVFVLQGSLRLRSGEDSWDGKPGDLLIVPDGLHSLEAEEDSTFLFTVAKGSKQG, encoded by the coding sequence ATGCAGAAAATATCGATCGACGCGTTGGCCCGGCAACAGCTGGCGGCTGCCCTTGCCGCGGGCAACGGACGGGCTGCCGACACCGTCTATGGCGGCCACGAGAAGGTGCTCCGGCAGACCGTCATGGCACTCAAGGCCGGCACACAGCTGAGCGAGCACCAGAACCCGGGCGACGCCACGGTTTTCGTCTTGCAAGGAAGCCTCCGGCTGCGTTCCGGGGAGGATTCGTGGGACGGAAAGCCCGGCGACCTGCTGATCGTCCCGGACGGGCTGCACAGCCTGGAGGCGGAAGAGGACTCGACGTTCCTGTTCACCGTGGCGAAGGGTTCGAAGCAGGGCTGA
- a CDS encoding MFS transporter, whose translation MSNKPRTALAVAGLSLGTSLNPLNSSMIAVALVVLRADFGLDVATVTWVITAFYLTSAAGQPLMGRLADRFGPRRLFTMGMALVAVTCTLAPFAPNFALLCVARAFMALGTATAYPSGVVIVGELAKTAKVKSTRPLGRIQMANTSAAAVGPVVGGLLVSLVGWQALFVINVPLSLGALFVVRKFAPADEARERGRASELLRDSDIPGILGFVGSLMLIMMALLNVLPDARWWLLAGGTVLAALFVWRELRFSPPFLDLRLLGRNRPLLLVYLGFAVFNGIYYFAFFGLPQLLQEAAGYDPGVVGLLMLPLAAMSVIATPFAVRAIERFGVRRVLIAGVLLLVAAAGMMWLLTASFAIPLVLALTALMGIPWSVVSIASSQGMYVSTQPHERGVAAGIFQTCRYLGAITATVLIGIFYGSGVNQANWGLMVLTMLVLGAVAFGVTLLWRERK comes from the coding sequence GTGAGCAACAAACCCCGAACCGCCCTCGCCGTCGCCGGCCTCAGCCTGGGCACATCGCTGAACCCGCTGAACTCCTCCATGATCGCCGTCGCCCTGGTGGTGCTGCGCGCGGATTTCGGGCTCGACGTCGCCACGGTCACCTGGGTGATCACCGCCTTCTACCTCACCTCCGCGGCCGGCCAGCCGCTGATGGGCCGGCTGGCGGACCGGTTCGGGCCGCGGCGCCTGTTCACCATGGGGATGGCGCTGGTGGCGGTGACGTGTACCCTGGCGCCCTTCGCGCCAAACTTCGCCCTGCTCTGCGTCGCCCGGGCGTTCATGGCCCTCGGCACCGCCACCGCATACCCGAGCGGCGTCGTCATCGTCGGGGAACTGGCCAAGACGGCGAAGGTGAAGTCCACCCGGCCGCTTGGCCGGATCCAGATGGCCAACACCTCTGCAGCGGCGGTGGGCCCGGTGGTGGGCGGGCTGCTGGTGAGCCTGGTGGGCTGGCAGGCGCTGTTCGTGATCAACGTGCCCTTGTCCCTTGGGGCCCTGTTCGTTGTCCGGAAGTTCGCCCCGGCGGATGAGGCCCGGGAACGCGGCCGGGCCTCCGAACTGCTGCGCGACTCGGACATCCCCGGCATCCTGGGCTTCGTCGGATCGCTGATGCTCATCATGATGGCCCTGCTGAACGTGCTGCCGGACGCGCGGTGGTGGCTGCTCGCGGGCGGAACCGTGCTGGCTGCCCTCTTCGTCTGGCGCGAGCTACGGTTCAGCCCGCCGTTCCTGGACCTCCGGCTACTGGGGCGGAACAGGCCGCTGCTGCTGGTCTACCTGGGCTTCGCGGTTTTCAACGGCATCTACTACTTCGCCTTCTTCGGCCTGCCGCAGCTGCTGCAGGAAGCGGCAGGCTACGATCCCGGCGTCGTGGGTCTCCTCATGCTGCCGCTGGCAGCAATGTCCGTGATCGCGACGCCGTTCGCGGTGCGCGCGATCGAACGCTTCGGGGTGCGGCGGGTGCTGATCGCCGGGGTGCTGCTGCTTGTGGCCGCCGCCGGGATGATGTGGCTGCTGACCGCATCCTTCGCCATCCCGCTGGTGCTGGCACTCACCGCACTGATGGGCATTCCGTGGAGCGTGGTGAGCATCGCCTCCAGCCAGGGCATGTACGTCTCCACCCAGCCGCACGAGCGCGGAGTGGCCGCGGGCATCTTCCAGACCTGCCGCTACCTCGGCGCCATCACGGCCACGGTGCTGATCGGCATCTTCTACGGCAGCGGCGTGAACCAGGCCAACTGGGGACTCATGGTGCTCACCATGCTGGTGCTCGGCGCCGTCGCTTTTGGCGTGACGCTGCTGTGGCGGGAACGGAAATAA
- a CDS encoding DUF1326 domain-containing protein — MSWEISGKYVAQCNCQLICPCPVDGTPTGPNGECRGVAVFNIASGKLDDTDLSGTAFAFCNWFPSNLSAGGWKVGVVVDDGASDAQAGALETILHGEAGGPFADFAALYGEWLGVERASVTFSDGDGPSGSVAGRADFTFEPLLGPDGGFTTEKNAMFGFAPEFRIGKGPGHSDLFGLDFDGVYGETADFTFASEMAEGAPKGRG, encoded by the coding sequence GTGTCCTGGGAAATTTCTGGAAAGTATGTTGCCCAATGTAATTGCCAGCTGATCTGCCCATGCCCTGTGGACGGTACGCCCACCGGACCGAACGGCGAGTGCCGCGGCGTGGCTGTGTTCAACATCGCGAGTGGAAAACTCGATGATACCGATCTGTCGGGCACGGCCTTCGCCTTCTGCAACTGGTTCCCGTCGAACCTCAGCGCAGGCGGCTGGAAAGTGGGAGTGGTTGTCGATGACGGTGCGTCGGACGCGCAGGCCGGCGCCTTGGAAACCATCCTTCATGGTGAGGCAGGCGGACCGTTCGCGGATTTTGCGGCGCTGTACGGAGAATGGTTAGGAGTTGAGCGTGCGAGCGTCACGTTCTCCGATGGCGACGGGCCGTCGGGTTCGGTCGCCGGGCGCGCTGACTTCACATTCGAGCCGCTGCTGGGGCCGGACGGCGGTTTCACCACCGAGAAGAACGCGATGTTCGGCTTCGCTCCGGAGTTCCGGATCGGAAAGGGACCGGGTCACTCCGACCTCTTTGGCCTGGACTTCGACGGCGTCTACGGCGAGACCGCGGACTTCACCTTCGCAAGTGAGATGGCCGAGGGCGCCCCAAAGGGCCGGGGCTAG
- a CDS encoding DUF2182 domain-containing protein gives MSGLAGSGLAAPGAAAPGRASARSSGGLGAGFSRAAARIDPREAGLIALLLVLAAASWIFTSSQLNGMDMGRWTDPGPLGFFVVTWVVMLAAMMFPSVAPMVVAYDRVQHHRRNTGRYAPAGSTAVFVAGYLISWTAFGLVAYSLYMSVASLAPGFFASDQGGRYLAAGVIMLAAVYQLTPAKNVSLMKCRNPMDFVLHRMRRGYRGALVMGVEHGVWCVACCWALMVALFALGVMSIGWMALIGAFIAGEKMLPWKRLANRSVAVALAVIALGVALQPAAMGGTGM, from the coding sequence ATGTCCGGGCTAGCCGGGTCGGGCCTTGCCGCGCCCGGAGCCGCCGCGCCCGGACGGGCTAGCGCCCGCTCGTCCGGGGGACTGGGCGCCGGGTTTTCCCGCGCCGCCGCCCGCATCGATCCGCGGGAAGCCGGCCTGATTGCCTTGCTGCTGGTCCTGGCCGCTGCGAGCTGGATCTTCACCTCGTCGCAGTTGAACGGCATGGATATGGGCCGGTGGACGGACCCGGGACCGCTGGGATTCTTCGTCGTCACCTGGGTGGTGATGCTGGCGGCCATGATGTTCCCGTCCGTGGCGCCCATGGTGGTGGCCTATGACCGGGTGCAGCACCATCGCCGGAATACCGGGCGCTATGCCCCGGCCGGCTCCACCGCGGTGTTTGTAGCGGGGTACCTCATCAGCTGGACCGCGTTCGGGCTGGTGGCCTATTCGCTGTACATGTCGGTGGCGTCGCTGGCACCGGGGTTCTTCGCCTCGGACCAGGGCGGCCGCTATCTGGCGGCCGGCGTGATCATGCTGGCGGCCGTCTATCAGCTGACACCTGCCAAGAACGTCAGCCTGATGAAGTGCCGGAACCCCATGGACTTCGTCCTGCACCGCATGCGGAGAGGATACCGGGGTGCACTGGTCATGGGCGTGGAGCACGGCGTGTGGTGCGTCGCGTGCTGCTGGGCCCTGATGGTGGCGCTGTTTGCGCTGGGCGTGATGAGCATCGGGTGGATGGCGTTGATCGGGGCATTCATCGCCGGGGAGAAGATGCTGCCTTGGAAGCGGCTGGCCAACCGCTCGGTTGCGGTGGCGCTGGCTGTTATTGCGCTTGGTGTTGCCCTGCAGCCCGCGGCGATGGGCGGGACGGGGATGTAA
- a CDS encoding ester cyclase, with protein sequence MADGTGLITRFYKEIIEGGNLSLIDELATEDYVDHEEALPGQPPGKDGVRYFVDAIRTAFPDIKVKTVEASLADGNMEACHVILTGTHRGEMAGMPATGKSVEFGTTDIIRVEDGKVAEHWGTTDNLTLMQQLGAIPA encoded by the coding sequence ATGGCTGACGGGACCGGACTGATCACGCGTTTTTACAAGGAGATAATCGAGGGTGGAAATCTGTCCCTCATTGACGAGCTGGCGACGGAGGACTACGTCGATCACGAAGAGGCTCTCCCGGGGCAGCCGCCGGGCAAGGACGGCGTTCGCTACTTCGTGGACGCGATCCGGACGGCGTTCCCGGATATTAAAGTCAAGACGGTCGAAGCGTCACTGGCCGACGGAAACATGGAGGCCTGCCACGTGATTCTCACGGGCACCCATCGCGGGGAAATGGCCGGCATGCCAGCAACGGGCAAGAGCGTCGAATTCGGCACAACTGACATTATCCGCGTCGAGGACGGCAAGGTGGCCGAGCATTGGGGGACCACGGACAACTTGACCCTCATGCAGCAGCTTGGTGCCATCCCTGCCTAG
- a CDS encoding MFS transporter, whose amino-acid sequence MSPATSASARDRMPFGALLVLSMIGFTAITTELLPSGLLPQISAGLNVSEPVAGYLTAGYAAIIVATVIPAAMLLSRIPRHILLVALVLTFAISNALVGLVSNFGAALTARLVGGIAHGLLWTAMAPFVARIVPAHKVGKAMAIVFSGNSLGLAIGAPLGTALGAVIGWRASFLLLAGAGAVLAALAMWLLPGVRRVPDAPRPSLRKAIGQPGVKPVAIAWPLMLMAHFALFTFIAPFLREAGLPDYSITLSLTVLGFSGLVGIWIAGMTVDMRPRRSLLITTAVVVAAFLLLPLGGTTVPGAVVLMAVWGAAFGAIGIYNQSAILRAGKEYREAANGLTVLTIQLGITIGALYGAAALTTAGPLMVPVAAAVPVVVALVIMVTGRTHAYPPGPKESGHVAAEQRTVERDAADAPAAEAAGAAAEDVAARA is encoded by the coding sequence GTGTCTCCCGCGACCTCTGCTTCCGCACGCGACCGCATGCCCTTCGGCGCGCTGCTGGTGCTGTCGATGATCGGTTTCACCGCCATCACCACCGAGCTGTTGCCCTCCGGCCTGCTCCCCCAGATCAGCGCCGGGCTCAACGTGTCCGAACCCGTGGCCGGCTACCTCACCGCCGGGTACGCCGCAATCATTGTGGCCACGGTGATCCCGGCCGCCATGCTGCTGTCCCGCATCCCCCGGCACATCCTCCTGGTGGCGCTGGTCCTGACCTTCGCCATCAGCAACGCCCTCGTGGGCCTGGTGTCCAACTTCGGCGCCGCCCTCACCGCCAGGCTGGTGGGCGGCATCGCCCACGGCCTGCTCTGGACCGCCATGGCCCCTTTCGTGGCTCGCATTGTTCCGGCCCACAAGGTGGGCAAAGCGATGGCCATCGTCTTCAGCGGCAACAGCTTGGGCCTGGCCATCGGCGCCCCGCTGGGAACTGCCCTGGGCGCGGTGATCGGCTGGCGGGCGTCCTTCCTCCTGCTGGCGGGCGCCGGCGCGGTGCTCGCTGCCCTGGCGATGTGGCTGCTTCCCGGCGTACGGCGGGTCCCGGACGCCCCGCGGCCATCGCTGCGCAAGGCGATTGGCCAGCCCGGAGTGAAGCCGGTGGCCATCGCCTGGCCGCTGATGCTCATGGCGCACTTTGCGCTGTTCACCTTCATTGCCCCGTTCCTCCGCGAGGCCGGCCTGCCCGACTACAGCATCACGCTCTCACTCACGGTCCTGGGATTCTCCGGGCTGGTGGGCATATGGATCGCCGGCATGACCGTGGACATGCGCCCGCGCCGTTCACTGCTGATCACGACGGCGGTCGTCGTCGCCGCCTTCCTCCTCCTCCCGCTGGGCGGGACTACCGTCCCCGGCGCCGTGGTGCTGATGGCCGTCTGGGGAGCGGCCTTCGGCGCGATCGGCATCTACAACCAGTCCGCCATTCTCCGGGCCGGCAAGGAGTACCGCGAAGCCGCCAACGGCCTCACCGTGCTCACCATCCAGCTCGGGATCACCATCGGCGCGCTCTACGGCGCGGCTGCCCTCACCACGGCAGGCCCGCTGATGGTGCCGGTCGCGGCTGCGGTGCCGGTCGTCGTCGCACTGGTGATCATGGTGACCGGGCGCACGCACGCCTATCCGCCCGGGCCGAAAGAATCCGGTCATGTCGCGGCGGAGCAGCGGACCGTGGAGCGGGATGCGGCTGACGCGCCGGCCGCAGAGGCCGCCGGCGCAGCCGCGGAGGACGTGGCCGCGCGCGCATAG
- a CDS encoding PhzF family phenazine biosynthesis protein codes for MEMTSEVLRYAAFTTTPDGGNPAGVVLDATRLDDARMQAIAADIGYAETVFVTEARVDGDFRRNRVRYFSPIAEVPFCGHATIALAVALSGRDGTGTFIFDTAVGPVAIETAGQGAAVTARFTSVEPRVAEFPDGVLATLLGLLGVDRGELHPAYPPMVAFAGNWHPILVFAERSTFDSFVFDPDSMRTLMDAQNWAGTVTTLCEIGPGEYDSRNLFPVGTITEDPATGSAAAAFGGYLRLLSLVEPPSRVVAHQGSHVGRASVLTVDIPPSGGIAVSGEAVEIP; via the coding sequence ATGGAAATGACCTCCGAAGTCCTGCGTTATGCCGCCTTTACCACCACCCCCGACGGGGGAAATCCGGCGGGAGTAGTCCTGGACGCAACCCGGCTCGACGACGCCCGGATGCAGGCCATCGCGGCCGACATCGGATATGCGGAAACGGTCTTCGTCACCGAGGCACGGGTTGACGGGGACTTCCGCCGAAACCGTGTCCGGTACTTCTCCCCCATTGCCGAGGTGCCGTTTTGCGGCCATGCCACGATTGCTTTGGCCGTCGCGCTGTCAGGGCGGGATGGCACAGGGACCTTCATATTCGACACGGCCGTGGGACCCGTCGCGATCGAGACTGCAGGCCAGGGCGCAGCGGTGACGGCACGCTTCACGAGCGTTGAGCCGCGGGTGGCCGAGTTCCCCGACGGTGTTCTGGCCACCCTGCTGGGGTTGCTCGGCGTGGACCGGGGCGAACTGCACCCTGCGTACCCTCCGATGGTCGCTTTTGCCGGAAACTGGCATCCCATTCTCGTCTTCGCAGAACGAAGCACCTTTGACTCATTCGTTTTCGACCCCGATTCCATGCGCACGCTGATGGATGCCCAGAACTGGGCCGGCACCGTCACGACGCTCTGCGAGATTGGACCGGGCGAGTACGACTCGCGCAACCTCTTCCCGGTGGGCACCATTACTGAAGATCCGGCGACCGGTTCGGCTGCCGCTGCCTTCGGCGGATACCTCCGCTTGCTTTCACTCGTGGAGCCGCCAAGCCGCGTGGTGGCGCATCAAGGCAGTCATGTGGGCCGCGCGAGCGTGCTCACTGTCGACATTCCTCCGTCCGGCGGAATTGCGGTGAGCGGTGAAGCCGTCGAGATCCCATGA
- a CDS encoding TfoX/Sxy family protein, with protein MLPEERFNALVDEFSASPGVMVPAETGRGGFGSSALKVNGSIFAMIAGGRLVVKLPHDRVTTLIGSGAGAPFDAGKGRAMKEWLTVTADDEESWLALAREALDFVRSVHR; from the coding sequence ATGCTTCCCGAGGAGCGGTTCAACGCGCTGGTCGACGAATTCAGCGCCAGTCCAGGGGTCATGGTGCCTGCTGAAACGGGGCGGGGCGGGTTCGGTTCGTCCGCGCTAAAGGTTAACGGCTCGATTTTTGCGATGATCGCCGGAGGCAGGCTTGTTGTGAAGCTGCCGCATGACCGCGTCACCACGCTGATCGGGTCCGGAGCCGGTGCACCGTTCGACGCCGGCAAGGGACGTGCGATGAAGGAGTGGCTCACCGTCACTGCCGACGATGAGGAGTCATGGCTGGCCCTGGCCCGTGAAGCCCTGGATTTCGTGCGGTCTGTGCACCGTTAA